The Halichondria panicea chromosome 14, odHalPani1.1, whole genome shotgun sequence genome contains a region encoding:
- the LOC135347693 gene encoding uncharacterized protein LOC135347693, with protein MKLLLLVVCCVVSTSLAGLIDKEAKLKAVLNEVDEILQDMKDDDEPHPEPLGDIQKLESMMNEAVIEGDISPKPSHKQDSQGSPAMEEMLLHTENIDEATAEVEAAGGRVLLQLGHNLLVAKVHSRVAKQNSFSHSSAHISSSASASTLTHVNAYWMAREDELKPQPTIQKWTEKTAPMALKREDSNEDFRGDSPYRLTMTGKIAVGIVVASGPGSLAMSQTEYQKVVSECQTGLKFWSDQAAKKRVNLSFVFYSGKATITASNPTSCPSYEACHDVFADASLQAFGYAKGKTGKDNLAQSIKDTAGADGAFLGFFSKYSQGRYAYAYFGGGPIYMQYSNGGWGSDQIDKVFAHETGHVFNAPDEYESCKCAELYGRGTCTAKNANCVSCTSSQGACIMDSTDLGNLCENSKKHVGWC; from the exons ATGAAATTGCTACTGCTTGTGGTTTGCTGTGTGGTGTCCACATCACTAGCTGGTCTGATTGACAAAGAGGCTAAACTGAAAGCTGTGCTCAA TGAAGTTGATGAGATATTGCAAGATATGAAAGATGATGATGAGCCTCATCCTGAACCACTCGGAGACATTCAAAAACTCGAGTCTATGATGAATGAAGCAGTGATCGAGGGAGATATTTCACCAAAGCCATCCCACAAACAAGACTCACAAGG GAGTCCTGCCATGGAGGAGATGTTGCTTCACACTGAGAACATTGACGAGGCAACTGCTGAAGTGGAAGCTGCTGGCGGTCGCGTTCTACTCCAACTTGGTCACAACCTCTTGGTTGCAAAAGTCCACTCTCGTGTAGCCAAGCAGAATAGCTTCAGTCATTCCTCAGCCCATATTTCGAGCTCAGCATCAGCGTCAACTTTGACCCATGTTAATGCCTACTGGATGGCACGAGAAGATGAGCTGAAACCACAACCAACGATTCAAAAGTGGACAGAAAAAACAGCTCCAATGGCCCTTAAAAGAGAAGATTCCAACGAAGATTTTCGGGGAGATTCACCATACCGTCTAACCATGACTGGGAAGATTGCCGTTGGTATTGTTGTTGCTTCCGGTCCTGGTAGCTTAGCAATGAGCCAAACTGAGTATCAAAAAGTTGTAAGTGAATGCCAAACAGGGCTTAAATTCTGGTCAGATCAAGCTGCGAAAAAGAGGGTTAATTTGTCGTTTGTGTTTTATTCTGGGAAGGCAACAATCACTGCTTCCAACCCAACCTCTTGCCCTAGCTATGAAGCTTGCCACGACGTGTTTGCTGATGCTTCACTCCAAGCTTTTGGTTATGCAAAAGGTAAAACTGGAAAAGACAATTTAGCACAATCTATCAAAGACACTGCTGGTGCTGATGGTGCTTTCCTTGGTTTCTTCTCTAAGTACAGTCAAGGTCGTTATGCGTATGCCTATTTTGGTGGCGgacctatatacatgcagtacagcaaTGGCGGTTGGGGTTCCGATCAGATTGACAAGGTTTTCGCTCATGAAACTGGACATGTCTTTAACGCTCCTGACGAATACGAAAGTTGTAAGTGCGCCGAACTGTATGGCAGGGGAACCTGCACTGCTAAAAATGCCAACTGCGTTAGCTGCACTTCTTCTCAAGGTGCCTGCATTATGGATAGCACTGATCTGGGCAACCTTTGCGAGAATTCCAAGAAGCACGTCGGTTGGTGCTAA
- the LOC135347694 gene encoding LOW QUALITY PROTEIN: protein lin-9 homolog (The sequence of the model RefSeq protein was modified relative to this genomic sequence to represent the inferred CDS: deleted 1 base in 1 codon): MAKTNLSPKQASKNHCESGSEDLPLPAADVLIDLKESARRRRAMEKGLRTSPRKKTPKHITHSSSPKKSLNHSALSSRKLDFSNDSSGLQNSVSDSSGGEGAENGLMEIDVKPLNRSLTASPSKRSLSKLLRSDQATLLSVSSRFRNLLKLPKAHKWCYYEWFYSDIDQPLLVGENDFCRCLQEMFPDLKTRSLTRVQWHQLRRLMGKPRRCSPKPRRCSPTFFAEERTLLEFRRKKIRQLQRQVHQGMIISDNMSQYKDLPDELPALLVVGTKVTARLASAREHERGFYTGTVDAVDIDKHRYWVTFDRPGLGNHPIPDTEIRP, from the exons ATGGCGAAGACCAATTTGAGTCCCAAACAAGCGAGTAAGAATCATTGTGAGTCAG GTTCTGAAGACCTCCCTCTGCCGGCTGCAGACGTTCTAATAGACCTGAAAG AGAGTGCCAGGCGTAGACGGGCGATGGAGAAAGGTTTGAGGACTTCCCCACGAAAGAAAACTCCCAAACACATCACTCACAGCAGCTCACCAAAGAAGAGCTTGAAT cACTCTGCACTGAGCAGCCGAAAGCTTGACTTCTCGAATGACTCGTCTGGCCTCCAGAACAGTGTGTCAGACAGCAGTGGAGGAGAGGGGGCCGAGAATGGACTCATG GAGATTGATGTCAAGCCTCTGAATAGATCTCTCACTGCCTCTCCTTCAAAGAGG TCACTGTCCAAGCTTCTTCGTTCTGATCAAGCCACCCTA CTTTCTGTGAGCAGTCGTTTCAGGAACCTGTTGAAGTTACCCAAAGCTCACAAGTGGTGCTATTACGAATGGTTCTACTCTGATATCGATCA GCCATTGCTGGTTGGAGAAAATGATTTCTGTAGATGCCTTCAAGAAATGTTTCCAGATCTCAAG actcgCTCCCTGACTCGTGTACAGTGGCATCAGCTTCGTCGCCTCATGGGCAAACCACGACGCTGCTCTCCG AAACCACGACGCTGCTCTCCGACATTCTTTGCAGAGGAGAGAACTCTCTTGGAGTTTAGGAGAAAGAAAATAAGACAGCTACAGAGACAAGTGCACCAAGGAATG ATCATCTCAGACAACATGTCCCAGTATAAGGACCTCCCTGACGAGCTGCCCGCCCTGTTGGTAGTAGGTACCAAGGTAACTGCTCGACTAGCCTCAGCTAGAGAGCATGAGAGAGGCTTCTACACTGGCACTGTTGATGCTGTGGACATCGATAAACATCGCTACTGGGTCACTTTTGATAGGCCAGGCCTCGGAAATCATCCAATCCCAGACACAGAGAtaaga CCATAG
- the LOC135347692 gene encoding ribosome biogenesis protein WDR12 homolog isoform X2, producing the protein MDESEVNHIQASFFTKDSRYFVQDTSFSLPVNVTPTELSSLICQLLESNEADISNKLSSTQFDFLINGELIRDSLDSHVTSRDLPTENVIAIEYVERSAPPSLTEELSHQDWVSCAHCSRRFILSGCYDNSVSVWSHSGKLVSMSKEHSGPVKDVKWVTPNVSTEEELLFLSASQDQNIHLWQLSTTGSTLSLCYEYKGHARSVEAIAVSPDATKFCSVSWDTFLKIWSAVPDDSLPDETLDNEDSSSKRAKTTTLNRTPVRTPIVTFQGHSGPVSSVEWVGEGELVTAGWDHCLRTWDVHSGENKTTLTGSKVFHDISWSSLNGLVASANSDKLVRIWDLREKGTSMIQSTLSSHQGWVVCVNWSPIDEHQLLSGSYDSTLKLWDIRSSKLPLYTISAHEGKVLCSDWSLPQMFVSGGDDNKLRTYSV; encoded by the exons ATGGATGAAAGTGAAGTGAACcatattcaagcttctttCTTTACAAAGGACTCCAG ATATTTTGTTCAAGACACTTCTTTTTCTCTGCCTGTGAATGTGACTCCTACAGAACTATCGTCCCTCATTTGTCAGCTACTAGAGA GCAATGAGGCGGATATATCCAACAAGCTATCATCAACACAGTTTGATTTCCTCATAAATGGAGAGTTGATTCGAGACAGCCTCGATTCCCACGTCACCTCCCGTGATCTCCCTACCGAGAATGTGATAGCTATCGAGTATGTAGAGCGTTCAGCCCCCCCCTCTCTCACGGAGGAGCTGAGTCATCAGGACTGGGTCAGCTGTGCCCACTGCAGCAGACGATT CATCCTGAGTGGATGCTATGACAACAGCGTGAGTGTATGGAGCCACAGTG GTAAACTGGTGAGTATGAGCAAGGAACACAGTGGACCAGTCAAGGATGTCAAGTGGGTCACTCCAAATG TCTCCACTGAAGAGGAACTGTTATTTCTAAGTGCTTCTCAAGACCAAAATATCCACCTCTGGCAACTGTCTACTACTGGCTCCACCCTGTCCCTCTGCTAtgagtacaaaggtcatgcTCGTTCTGTCGAGGCTATTGCAGTCAGTCCTGATGCTACTAAG TTCTGCAGTGTTTCGTGGGACACGTTCCTCAAGATATGGTCCGCAG TACCAGACGACAGTCTTCCTGATGAGACTCTTGATAACGAAGACTCTTCTTCTAAGCGGGCCAAGACCACCACCCTCAATCGTACCCCCGTCCGTACCCCTATTGTGACGTTTCAGGGACACAGTGGGCCTGTGAgcagtgtggagtgggtgggtgagggGGAGTTAGTGACGGCCGGATGGGATCATTGCCTCAGGACGTGGGATGTACACAGTGGGGAGAACAAGACCACACTG ACTGGGTCTAAGGTGTTTCATGACATATCATGGAGCTCTCTAAACGGACTGGTGGCCTCTGCCAACTCAGACAAGCTAGTCAGGATATGGGACCTCAGGGAGAAAG GGACGTCGATGATCCAGTCCACCCTCTCCTCTCATCAGGGCTGGGTGGTGTGCGTTAATTGGAGTCCAATAGACGAGCACCAACTGCTCTCCGGGTCGTATGACTCCACCCTCAAACTATGGGATATACGAAGCTCCAAATTACCTCTGTACACTATCTCAGCTCATGAAGGCAAAGTGCTGTGCTCTGATTGGAGTCTGCCTCAG ATGTTCGTGAGTGGCGGTGATGATAACAAACTGAGAACGTACAGCGTGTGA
- the LOC135347692 gene encoding ribosome biogenesis protein WDR12 homolog isoform X1, translated as MDESEVNHIQASFFTKDSRYFVQDTSFSLPVNVTPTELSSLICQLLESNEADISNKLSSTQFDFLINGELIRDSLDSHVTSRDLPTENVIAIEYVERSAPPSLTEELSHQDWVSCAHCSRRFILSGCYDNSVSVWSHSGKLVSMSKEHSGPVKDVKWVTPNVSTEEELLFLSASQDQNIHLWQLSTTGSTLSLCYEYKGHARSVEAIAVSPDATKFCSVSWDTFLKIWSAVPDDSLPDETLDNEDSSSKRAKTTTLNRTPVRTPIVTFQGHSGPVSSVEWVGEGELVTAGWDHCLRTWDVHSGENKTTLTGSKVFHDISWSSLNGLVASANSDKLVRIWDLREKGMYCMHGTSMIQSTLSSHQGWVVCVNWSPIDEHQLLSGSYDSTLKLWDIRSSKLPLYTISAHEGKVLCSDWSLPQMFVSGGDDNKLRTYSV; from the exons ATGGATGAAAGTGAAGTGAACcatattcaagcttctttCTTTACAAAGGACTCCAG ATATTTTGTTCAAGACACTTCTTTTTCTCTGCCTGTGAATGTGACTCCTACAGAACTATCGTCCCTCATTTGTCAGCTACTAGAGA GCAATGAGGCGGATATATCCAACAAGCTATCATCAACACAGTTTGATTTCCTCATAAATGGAGAGTTGATTCGAGACAGCCTCGATTCCCACGTCACCTCCCGTGATCTCCCTACCGAGAATGTGATAGCTATCGAGTATGTAGAGCGTTCAGCCCCCCCCTCTCTCACGGAGGAGCTGAGTCATCAGGACTGGGTCAGCTGTGCCCACTGCAGCAGACGATT CATCCTGAGTGGATGCTATGACAACAGCGTGAGTGTATGGAGCCACAGTG GTAAACTGGTGAGTATGAGCAAGGAACACAGTGGACCAGTCAAGGATGTCAAGTGGGTCACTCCAAATG TCTCCACTGAAGAGGAACTGTTATTTCTAAGTGCTTCTCAAGACCAAAATATCCACCTCTGGCAACTGTCTACTACTGGCTCCACCCTGTCCCTCTGCTAtgagtacaaaggtcatgcTCGTTCTGTCGAGGCTATTGCAGTCAGTCCTGATGCTACTAAG TTCTGCAGTGTTTCGTGGGACACGTTCCTCAAGATATGGTCCGCAG TACCAGACGACAGTCTTCCTGATGAGACTCTTGATAACGAAGACTCTTCTTCTAAGCGGGCCAAGACCACCACCCTCAATCGTACCCCCGTCCGTACCCCTATTGTGACGTTTCAGGGACACAGTGGGCCTGTGAgcagtgtggagtgggtgggtgagggGGAGTTAGTGACGGCCGGATGGGATCATTGCCTCAGGACGTGGGATGTACACAGTGGGGAGAACAAGACCACACTG ACTGGGTCTAAGGTGTTTCATGACATATCATGGAGCTCTCTAAACGGACTGGTGGCCTCTGCCAACTCAGACAAGCTAGTCAGGATATGGGACCTCAGGGAGAAAGgtatgtactgcatgcatg GGACGTCGATGATCCAGTCCACCCTCTCCTCTCATCAGGGCTGGGTGGTGTGCGTTAATTGGAGTCCAATAGACGAGCACCAACTGCTCTCCGGGTCGTATGACTCCACCCTCAAACTATGGGATATACGAAGCTCCAAATTACCTCTGTACACTATCTCAGCTCATGAAGGCAAAGTGCTGTGCTCTGATTGGAGTCTGCCTCAG ATGTTCGTGAGTGGCGGTGATGATAACAAACTGAGAACGTACAGCGTGTGA